A window from Symbiopectobacterium purcellii encodes these proteins:
- a CDS encoding GNAT family N-acetyltransferase has product MNFYPDPPENDLKSVQEILAEENENNQHNVGIEDIWMDFPGTYYAAKNDVGKVVAAAAVASHDELYKLYVIPEARKNGIAEDFVLHLIGQIAEPDGDGLFVEMTNKSLPFWDRTIKKHELRFKIYEGQPKIELWLK; this is encoded by the coding sequence ATGAATTTCTATCCAGATCCGCCAGAAAATGATTTGAAATCAGTTCAAGAAATTCTCGCTGAGGAAAATGAAAACAACCAACATAATGTTGGAATTGAAGATATTTGGATGGATTTCCCTGGTACGTATTATGCTGCTAAGAACGATGTGGGTAAAGTAGTAGCAGCGGCAGCCGTAGCCAGTCATGATGAACTGTATAAATTATATGTAATACCAGAAGCTAGGAAAAATGGTATAGCTGAGGATTTCGTTCTTCACCTAATAGGTCAAATAGCAGAACCTGATGGAGATGGATTGTTTGTGGAAATGACTAATAAATCATTGCCTTTCTGGGACAGAACCATAAAGAAACATGAATTACGTTTTAAAATATATGAGGGACAACCAAAAATTGAATTGTGGTTAAAGTGA
- a CDS encoding lambda exonuclease family protein: MIWHDIQQNTEEWEALRVGKATASNFGLIMANAGKAFGDPAKRYALQIALEQIKGCKSEFSFSNEHMERGHEQEPIARMLYEDMSFIGVDNGGFFDHETYGDSPDGLVGSDGVIEIKSVIAPTHYATLQRGNFDPSYRWQLVGHLDCSERDWVDFVSYCADFPEGNQLIICRLNRDDCMDEINALRERREQFLSLIIEVKRTILNRM; the protein is encoded by the coding sequence ATGATTTGGCATGACATCCAGCAGAACACCGAGGAATGGGAAGCGCTGCGCGTAGGAAAGGCCACGGCGTCCAATTTTGGGTTAATAATGGCTAACGCTGGGAAAGCGTTTGGCGACCCGGCAAAGCGTTATGCGCTACAGATAGCGCTGGAGCAAATTAAAGGATGCAAGTCAGAATTCAGCTTCTCTAATGAGCACATGGAGCGCGGTCACGAGCAGGAACCGATAGCCAGAATGCTGTATGAAGATATGAGCTTCATCGGCGTGGATAACGGCGGTTTCTTTGACCACGAAACATACGGTGACAGCCCTGACGGATTGGTAGGCAGTGATGGCGTTATAGAAATTAAATCTGTTATCGCCCCCACCCACTACGCCACATTGCAGCGCGGTAATTTCGATCCTTCATATCGCTGGCAATTAGTCGGGCACCTTGATTGCTCTGAGCGTGATTGGGTGGATTTCGTTAGTTATTGCGCGGACTTTCCAGAAGGTAACCAGTTAATTATTTGCCGCCTTAATCGTGATGACTGCATGGATGAAATAAATGCTCTCAGGGAAAGAAGAGAGCAATTCCTGTCGCTGATAATTGAAGTTAAGCGAACGATATTAAATCGCATGTAG
- a CDS encoding phage protein NinX family protein has translation MNKEVAKQFPNRFLFNGDGDPYELVNSDIPAYSGSDFDEAPFEPCNNPSDAWAIITENRIMINPYCADELWKCEAMCSSDGFMTTYATAYDKNPLRAAMIAFLMMKEKENARDN, from the coding sequence ATTAACAAAGAAGTTGCTAAGCAATTCCCCAATCGCTTTCTTTTCAATGGTGATGGCGATCCTTACGAGCTTGTCAATAGCGATATTCCAGCATATTCAGGATCTGATTTCGATGAGGCTCCCTTCGAACCATGCAATAACCCATCAGACGCATGGGCCATTATTACTGAAAACAGAATCATGATTAATCCATATTGCGCCGATGAATTGTGGAAATGTGAGGCCATGTGCTCGTCTGATGGGTTTATGACTACTTATGCAACGGCATACGACAAAAACCCACTTCGCGCCGCAATGATAGCCTTCCTTATGATGAAGGAAAAAGAAAATGCCAGAGATAATTGA
- a CDS encoding excisionase gives MSRMISLIEWAQAEFGEMAPSERVLKKYAKGRMIAPPAIKVGRLWMVDREARFVGILAEPRIPTNANPRLQRIISDGC, from the coding sequence ATGTCACGCATGATCTCTTTAATTGAATGGGCACAAGCGGAATTCGGCGAAATGGCCCCTAGTGAGCGTGTACTCAAGAAATATGCCAAAGGGAGGATGATCGCACCACCAGCAATTAAGGTCGGGCGGTTGTGGATGGTAGATCGCGAGGCACGCTTTGTAGGGATTTTAGCTGAACCACGTATACCCACCAACGCTAACCCAAGATTACAACGGATCATTTCAGATGGCTGCTAG
- the icd gene encoding NADP-dependent isocitrate dehydrogenase: MESKVVVPTDGQKITVDAQGKLNVPNNPIIPFIEGDGIGVDVTPAMINVVNAAVKKAYDGKRAISWMEIYTGEKSTQVYGNDVWLPEETLDLIRDYRVAIKGPLTTPVGGGIRSLNVALRQQLDLYICLRPVRYYEGTPSPVKQPELTDMVIFRENSEDIYAGIEWKAGTAEADKVIKFLRDEMGVSKIRFPQQCGIGIKPCSEEGTKRLVRAAIEYAIVNDRESVTLVHKGNIMKFTEGAFKDWGYQLARDEFGGELIDGGPWVNIKNPNSGKDIIIKDVIADAFLQQILLRPAEYDVIACMNLNGDYISDALAAQVGGIGIAPGANIGDECALFEATHGTAPKYAGQDKVNPGSVILSAEMMLRHMHWFEAADLIVKGMEGAIKNKTVTYDFERQLEGAKLRKCSEFAQDIIDNM, translated from the coding sequence ATGGAAAGCAAAGTAGTTGTACCAACAGACGGACAAAAAATCACTGTTGATGCCCAAGGTAAGCTGAACGTTCCTAATAATCCGATCATCCCCTTTATCGAAGGCGACGGTATCGGCGTGGATGTGACTCCTGCGATGATCAATGTTGTTAATGCCGCAGTGAAAAAAGCTTATGACGGCAAACGCGCTATCTCATGGATGGAAATCTACACCGGTGAAAAATCCACCCAAGTGTATGGCAACGATGTCTGGTTGCCGGAAGAGACACTGGATTTGATTCGCGACTACCGTGTCGCCATCAAAGGTCCCTTGACGACGCCGGTCGGCGGCGGTATCCGTTCTTTGAACGTTGCTCTGCGTCAACAACTGGATCTTTATATCTGCCTGCGTCCGGTTCGTTATTACGAAGGTACACCAAGCCCGGTTAAACAGCCTGAGCTGACTGATATGGTGATCTTCCGTGAAAACTCCGAAGACATTTATGCGGGTATCGAGTGGAAAGCCGGTACCGCAGAAGCTGACAAGGTGATCAAATTCCTGCGTGACGAGATGGGTGTAAGTAAAATCCGCTTCCCGCAACAGTGTGGCATTGGCATCAAGCCGTGCTCGGAAGAGGGTACCAAGCGTCTGGTTCGTGCCGCCATTGAGTACGCTATCGTCAACGATCGCGAATCTGTGACGTTAGTCCACAAGGGCAACATCATGAAATTCACCGAGGGCGCGTTTAAAGACTGGGGCTACCAGTTGGCGCGTGACGAATTCGGCGGTGAGCTGATCGACGGTGGACCGTGGGTTAACATCAAGAACCCGAACAGCGGCAAAGACATTATCATCAAGGATGTGATTGCCGATGCGTTCCTGCAACAGATTCTGCTGCGGCCTGCGGAGTACGACGTTATCGCTTGTATGAACCTGAACGGTGACTACATTTCCGATGCGCTGGCGGCTCAGGTAGGCGGTATTGGTATCGCACCCGGTGCCAACATTGGCGATGAATGCGCGCTTTTCGAAGCGACTCACGGTACTGCACCGAAATATGCCGGTCAGGATAAAGTGAACCCCGGTTCAGTCATTCTTTCCGCCGAAATGATGCTGCGCCACATGCACTGGTTCGAAGCGGCCGACCTGATTGTTAAGGGTATGGAAGGCGCGATCAAGAACAAGACTGTGACCTACGATTTCGAACGTCAGCTGGAAGGCGCTAAGCTGCGGAAATGTAGCGAGTTTGCGCAAGACATCATCGATAACATGTGA